Below is a window of Procambarus clarkii isolate CNS0578487 chromosome 19, FALCON_Pclarkii_2.0, whole genome shotgun sequence DNA.
TGGGCTTTTCCTATATGTACGATTTCTGTGATGAATTGTATATGATTTCTATGctagctggataacaatgcctggagagtCGACATGCATGATGAcatgatgtaaattattctcaattgtataatttATTGCCTTTTTCAGGGTATATTATTCAGTTTGCAAAGTTgaacacccactattcatgctccagtaacttCATGGGTATAAGTGTAAACTGCTAAACAAGCAGAACTTCATTCttaatcaactgatccatctgtgaagatgtgtgTAGTTGCAAATCTTGAGATGGTATCCGTTTGTTGTTCTTTGAcagttttgagcctctgcgaagCAAACTTGTCTTAGTCTTGTTTCAATAACGTTataaagtcacaataacatggctgaaatatgttgaccaaaccacacactagaaatataagggaagacgacgtttcggtccgtcctggatcattctcacaatcgacttgagcagCTGGATTATATGTAAAATCCACAGGAACTACAATAGTTAGAAAGGCAGTTGAAGAATGGATAACACTTGTGAACACTGCTTCCATATCCGCCACCACCATAACGTTATTAATAttgacacaccacacactagaaagtaaagggacgacgacgtttcggtccgtcctggatcattcacacaatcgactagtgtgtggtttggtcaatattaaTAACGTTATTGTGGTGGCGGATATGGaagcagtgttcactagtgttatcCATTCTTCAACTGCCTTTCTAACTATTGTAGTTGCTGTGGATTTTACATCTAATCCAGCTGCTCTCGTtggatgaatgttgagtttgTTGCGCAGGGctgcagttgcttcacattccaataaGTAAAATAACATATTTTCTTGCATCATTGAGGTTAACCAATagacaaatttaacaaaaaattattACAGTTTATTATTTAAAGTTTATTACACAAAAACTTTATAAAATTATCAATAGCCAATTTCTAGTCAGGAGTTACCAGGCATCACACTCAATATCCGGATCATAGCCATTATATACCTTATTCCTGGTACCCCGCCTACCAAACCATCTCTCGTGGTTGCTGTCAATGTAGCCAAAGCGTTCGTCGCTACTTACATCACGCTCGCCTCTACCATTTCCACCACGTTCGAGATCTCTATTACTGTAATTAATGAATTTTCTGCCTTTGTATGCACTCCGTTTGTTAGTACGATCGCCAAGACGGTAGCCAGTGCGGTCTTTTCCACGATAGCCACTTCTGTAGACTCTGTTGTAGTCAAGCAGATCTTTTATGTCGCCACTACCTAAATATCAGGAAGATAATACAACTCATTAATTACTATATTTCATAGTAGAACAACAAATACATGAATAATGACATCACtagaacttgatacattaatgtgAAAATGTTCAAAGCTAAGAAGTCAACCTTTCCATAAGAGAAAACTTGCAAAGAAAATCTAATGTCATGACTTACCAGCTGATCCGCCATCCATGGTGATTCCTATTGGTCGGCCATGAAAACGAAAACCATTGTACTGCTTGAGAGCTTGAAGTGCATCTGCTTCTCAGGCAAAGACAATATACGCTGTACCTAATGACTTTCCCAAGTTATCATTGTTAACTGCTGCATTTATAATGGTTCCAAATTCAGCAAACAGCTCCTGAAAAAGATTGAAGATTCTGTATTGGAGAACAAGTACATATTTAAAAACGGGctgagaatagcttgagttacACCACTTTATTGTTGTGCGTTTTGCACGCACTacactacaataataataatgaactacaatacaataataatatgaATTAATATTTCAAGTTCATATTAGAGTTAACTGATGCGCTAGAAATCTTATTACTGCAGAATTCTCTCATAACTTTCTTTCATTCATATTCAATATTCTTTGACTCACATAAATTTCTGCGTCTGTTACTGTATATCGCAGGTTAGATATGAGGACTTTGGCCGATTCACCCAACTTATGATTGCGGAATCCTTCCCTCTTGTGCATGGTGTTGCTCCTTCTGCAATTGTCCTGTAAaacgtgattttttttttaatatataacatggTTTCATCGAGTAAGACTTCTTAAAAACTCAATGAAAAATGATTTAGACAAAAATAGGAATCATTCAAGCAGAACTAGTAATATAAAAGTTAACGTTCCTCTAATCCGGAATATTATGCCTCTGATTCACTAACTCAGATACAGTTAACATATTAAGAATCATAAAAACTCCATCATTAGAAATGATTGAAATAGGTTACTTTACATTTTGTAGTTATTAGTTGAAATTTAATGTTTACTAATTATCTCAGATTGATATAAGGAAAGCGGAACTTACTTTGTCTGTCATATCCTTGCATTGACTTGCCACAACCACAGTGCTCAAAACAGACATCCTCTGAGGATCTTCTGAACGGTCTCGACATGTTCTTGAACCAACCATATTCATTCGAGTCTTAATATAGTCTTCCAGGCTCATATCAATATCAGCTGCCATGTTTGGAGGTAGAAATGACAGGATGTATCCTTAACTGAATGGATAACCAACACACTATCTTCTAGCCAGTTTACACACAGTCCGATCGACGTTTTTCTGCCAGATTTTCAGATCTTTTTATGTTAAAATACCTCACCTCTACATGTACCTGACGAAATGGAAataagcaaatccacaagggccgtgacgaggattcgaacctgcgtccgggagcatcccagacactgccttaatcgactgatgtatcacgttagtgtgatttctgtgtgaaatggaAATATTTATGAAATCATCATCGGTTGCAGTCAATTGTATTGGTTTaccggttcaccatagcccgtgctacatagaaaTTTTAGTTACTAAATTagaaaaaaagttccttttagaGTAGatcaatctaaaacaacaataacaacatgcA
It encodes the following:
- the LOC123752486 gene encoding aly/REF export factor 2-like, producing the protein MAADIDMSLEDYIKTRMNMVGSRTCRDRSEDPQRMSVLSTVVVASQCKDMTDKDNCRRSNTMHKREGFRNHKLGESAKVLISNLRYTVTDAEIYELFAEFGTIINAAVNNDNLGKSLGSGDIKDLLDYNRVYRSGYRGKDRTGYRLGDRTNKRSAYKGRKFINYSNRDLERGGNGRGERDVSSDERFGYIDSNHERWFGRRGTRNKVYNGYDPDIECDAW